One part of the Segnochrobactrum spirostomi genome encodes these proteins:
- a CDS encoding efflux RND transporter periplasmic adaptor subunit, giving the protein MNSHAHPDPHLSDALASLRLAGSTPKSDPARRRGGRRWRLVLALTIAGSGVLLWQAAARGYLAPVGALPDRLRAEVASWVFAAATAPSAAQAASPDVAVPAPQSPSLSASAPAPPLPPTIAGSGHVVALAEAAVHARRGGTIEALPVDVGSAVEAGDVLARLDDPDLRFALEAALVARDRARLVLAARRLDADEARDKARRMSELGARGVVSGQTSRDAGTAAARTANLIDQAEEELDAADVAVDRAREAVSDLTLRAPIAGIVSLRTARLGEAILSQADARDEAPLFVVTDPHRLALDVDIAETALAAVRRGARGTAVLDAFPDRSFPVAVERIAPVASAEKGTIALRLTILDSPAGIRPAMAARVSLPGVLQTSKDEPQ; this is encoded by the coding sequence ATGAACAGCCATGCCCATCCCGATCCGCATCTGTCCGACGCCCTCGCCTCGCTGAGGCTCGCGGGGAGCACTCCCAAGTCCGACCCCGCACGGCGCCGCGGTGGGCGACGTTGGCGTCTCGTCCTGGCGCTGACGATCGCCGGCAGCGGCGTCCTTCTGTGGCAGGCGGCGGCGCGGGGATATCTCGCGCCCGTCGGTGCGCTCCCGGATCGGTTGCGCGCCGAGGTCGCCTCGTGGGTCTTCGCCGCCGCGACCGCACCCAGCGCCGCGCAGGCGGCCTCGCCCGACGTCGCGGTCCCCGCCCCTCAGAGCCCCAGCCTTTCCGCCTCCGCCCCCGCGCCGCCTCTCCCCCCGACCATCGCCGGCTCGGGCCACGTGGTCGCGCTGGCGGAGGCTGCTGTCCACGCGCGGCGCGGCGGCACGATCGAGGCGCTGCCGGTGGATGTCGGCAGCGCCGTTGAAGCCGGCGACGTGCTCGCCCGGCTCGACGATCCCGACCTGCGCTTCGCACTCGAGGCGGCGCTCGTCGCCCGCGACCGGGCACGCCTCGTCCTGGCCGCCCGCCGGCTCGATGCCGACGAAGCCCGCGACAAGGCGCGGCGCATGAGCGAGCTCGGTGCCCGGGGCGTCGTCAGCGGCCAGACCAGCCGTGACGCCGGCACCGCCGCCGCCCGCACGGCGAACCTGATCGATCAGGCCGAGGAGGAGCTCGACGCCGCCGACGTCGCCGTCGACAGGGCGCGGGAGGCCGTCTCCGACCTCACTTTGCGGGCTCCCATCGCCGGCATCGTCTCCCTGCGCACCGCCCGGCTCGGCGAGGCGATCCTCTCCCAGGCCGACGCCCGGGACGAAGCCCCGCTGTTCGTCGTCACCGATCCGCACCGCCTCGCCCTCGATGTCGACATCGCCGAGACGGCGCTCGCCGCCGTCCGCCGCGGCGCCCGCGGCACCGCGGTGCTCGACGCCTTCCCGGACCGCAGCTTCCCCGTCGCAGTCGAGCGCATCGCGCCGGTCGCGTCCGCCGAGAAGGGCACCATCGCGCTCCGCCTCACGATCCTCGATTCCCCCGCCGGCATCCGTCCCGCGATGGCCGCCCGCGTCAGCCTCCCCGGCGTTCTCCAGACCAGCAAGGACGAACCGCAATGA
- a CDS encoding helix-turn-helix domain-containing protein yields MPSIPLPFVISLVLALILIRMIRQGEGPSGLFPVLVGAFAVQAAMAGLNWGFGWAPARLVQPVIAALLPALTFAAFSELRRGGGIHWAGLWPHLMPAALVAILVAFWREPVDLVLFVVYLGYGGALLRLAAQGPGALMATRLGDERTAHRALIAGGLFIILNAFVDATISLELMFGEERRAEAILAGASALSLAVVAYAATIAGDSRPADESEGPAPSAPLGAPTERASPGLAAEEPTALAGPLSEPPAEGSTQTGTPAGGGATNTVSDPSADDAAIVRRIDALMREHRLYRDADLTLERLARRAGIPGRQISAALNRVHGRNVSQVVNEYRVAEARRRLVETRESVTTVMLESGFGTKSNFNREFLRVTGMTPSAYRRAGATPIPGEADPSAE; encoded by the coding sequence ATGCCGTCGATCCCGCTTCCCTTCGTCATCTCGCTCGTGCTCGCGCTCATCCTCATCCGGATGATCCGGCAGGGCGAGGGTCCGTCCGGCCTCTTTCCGGTGCTCGTCGGCGCCTTCGCCGTGCAGGCGGCGATGGCCGGACTGAACTGGGGCTTCGGATGGGCACCGGCGCGTCTCGTGCAGCCGGTCATTGCCGCTCTCCTGCCGGCCTTGACCTTCGCCGCTTTCAGCGAACTCAGGCGCGGCGGCGGGATCCATTGGGCCGGGCTTTGGCCGCATCTCATGCCTGCGGCCCTGGTGGCGATCCTCGTCGCGTTCTGGCGAGAGCCGGTCGATCTGGTGCTGTTCGTCGTCTATCTCGGCTATGGCGGCGCGCTCCTGCGCCTCGCCGCGCAGGGCCCCGGCGCGCTGATGGCGACCCGCCTCGGCGACGAGCGGACGGCCCACAGGGCGCTGATCGCCGGCGGCCTCTTCATCATCCTCAATGCCTTCGTCGACGCCACGATCTCGCTCGAACTGATGTTCGGCGAAGAGCGGCGGGCGGAGGCGATCCTCGCCGGGGCGAGCGCGCTCTCGCTCGCGGTGGTCGCCTACGCCGCGACGATCGCCGGCGACAGCCGCCCGGCGGACGAGTCTGAGGGTCCCGCCCCGTCCGCTCCGCTCGGGGCGCCCACCGAGCGTGCCTCGCCCGGCCTTGCGGCGGAGGAGCCGACGGCGCTGGCCGGGCCCCTCTCGGAGCCGCCCGCCGAAGGCTCGACGCAGACGGGGACGCCGGCCGGCGGCGGTGCGACGAACACCGTGTCCGATCCTTCCGCCGACGACGCCGCGATCGTCCGCCGGATCGATGCCCTGATGCGCGAGCATCGCCTCTACCGCGATGCCGATCTCACCCTGGAGCGGCTCGCCCGGCGGGCGGGCATTCCGGGCCGGCAGATCTCGGCCGCGCTGAACCGCGTCCACGGCCGTAACGTCTCCCAGGTCGTCAACGAATATCGGGTGGCGGAGGCACGCCGGCGCCTTGTCGAGACGCGCGAGTCCGTGACCACCGTGATGCTGGAATCCGGCTTCGGCACCAAATCGAACTTCAACCGCGAATTTCTCCGCGTGACGGGCATGACCCCGAGCGCCTATCGCCGCGCCGGCGCGACGCCTATCCCCGGCGAAGCGGACCCGTCCGCAGAGTGA
- a CDS encoding methyl-accepting chemotaxis protein, with translation MNIHSIQVRIIALSAVCVIAVAGAMLGYGLYAASQTSDYVTQRVSALLDRTSQESLQRLASVQAAAIRTEIDSAFEAARNMSSALAVIADNGSSGTPPDQRRAQLNALLLSVLKDNSRFNGTYSAWMPDALDGADARFVNRKDVGSDATGRALPYWTRDASGKIALQPLVEYDSRELHTNGVMKGGWFIGPQTNGQESILAPLPYIVQGKSVYLATMSVPISIGGKFMGVAGADFDLAFVQSLAEKVNTSIYKGAGTVAIVTNNGLVVASSANPSAIGGPYTAIEPQAQQDMELLRKGEAVTKVDAAKDAIKVFAPVPLGRTGAAWSVIITMPRAVVMADANALGASLAARSGTDTLWQMIAAAVVTVLALVAMALMARGISNPITRLTLALRRLAAGEQVAEIAGANRKDEIGDISRAVDQIRIGVEEEARRKAEEAEAGRIRAEAERRSTMSNLANDFERAMGQVVESVGVASDQLQGAAGTMTSATRKVANESHVAAGASEEASNNVQTVASAAEELSSSIVEIKRQVDESARIAAEAVREAGSTAAQVQDLSASAEKIGKVVDLIRNIAGQTNLLALNATIEAARAGDAGKGFAVVAAEVKDLAEQTSKATADIEAQIEEIQGSTRASSQAIVGITDVIEAINRIAGSIAAAVDQQGEATREIAHNVSRASQGTKQVSSNIIGINGAAADSSAAAGQVQDAATTLATQTQTLRRVMADFLGTVRAA, from the coding sequence ATGAACATTCATTCGATCCAGGTCAGGATCATCGCGCTCTCGGCGGTCTGCGTGATCGCCGTCGCGGGCGCCATGCTGGGCTACGGTCTCTACGCGGCTTCCCAGACGTCGGACTACGTGACCCAGCGCGTCAGCGCGCTGCTCGATCGCACCAGCCAGGAATCCCTCCAGAGGCTCGCGTCGGTGCAGGCCGCTGCCATCCGCACCGAGATCGATTCCGCCTTCGAGGCCGCGCGCAACATGTCGAGCGCCCTCGCGGTCATCGCCGACAACGGTTCGAGCGGCACGCCTCCGGACCAGCGACGTGCCCAGTTGAACGCGCTGCTCCTCTCCGTCCTCAAGGACAACAGCCGGTTCAACGGCACCTACAGCGCCTGGATGCCCGATGCGCTCGACGGCGCCGACGCCCGCTTCGTGAACCGCAAGGATGTCGGCTCCGACGCGACGGGCCGCGCCTTGCCCTATTGGACCCGGGATGCGAGCGGCAAGATCGCGCTCCAGCCGCTGGTCGAATATGACAGCCGCGAATTGCACACCAACGGCGTGATGAAGGGCGGCTGGTTCATCGGCCCGCAGACCAACGGCCAAGAGAGCATTCTCGCACCGCTGCCCTATATCGTGCAGGGCAAGTCGGTCTATCTCGCGACCATGTCGGTTCCGATCTCGATCGGGGGTAAGTTCATGGGCGTCGCCGGTGCGGATTTCGATCTCGCCTTCGTGCAGAGCCTCGCCGAGAAGGTGAACACTTCCATCTATAAGGGGGCTGGGACCGTCGCGATCGTGACGAACAACGGCCTTGTGGTCGCCTCCAGCGCCAACCCGAGCGCCATCGGGGGCCCCTACACCGCGATCGAGCCGCAGGCTCAGCAGGACATGGAACTGCTCCGCAAGGGCGAGGCGGTGACCAAGGTCGACGCCGCCAAAGACGCCATCAAGGTGTTCGCCCCGGTGCCGCTCGGCCGGACCGGGGCGGCCTGGTCCGTCATCATCACCATGCCGCGCGCCGTCGTCATGGCCGATGCCAACGCCCTCGGCGCGTCGCTGGCGGCCCGCAGCGGCACCGACACCCTCTGGCAGATGATCGCGGCGGCGGTGGTGACCGTGCTCGCCCTCGTCGCGATGGCGCTGATGGCGCGCGGCATCTCGAACCCGATCACCCGCCTCACCTTGGCTCTGCGCCGGCTCGCCGCCGGAGAGCAAGTCGCGGAGATCGCCGGCGCGAACCGCAAGGACGAGATCGGCGACATCTCCCGCGCCGTCGATCAGATCCGCATCGGCGTCGAGGAAGAGGCGCGCCGCAAGGCCGAGGAGGCAGAAGCCGGTCGCATCCGCGCGGAAGCCGAGCGCCGTTCCACCATGAGCAACCTCGCGAACGATTTCGAGCGGGCCATGGGCCAGGTGGTCGAAAGCGTCGGCGTGGCGTCCGACCAGCTCCAGGGAGCGGCCGGCACGATGACCTCCGCGACCCGGAAGGTGGCCAACGAGTCCCATGTCGCCGCCGGCGCGTCGGAGGAAGCCTCCAACAACGTGCAGACGGTGGCGTCCGCCGCCGAGGAGCTCTCCTCGTCGATCGTCGAGATCAAGCGCCAGGTCGACGAGAGCGCGCGCATCGCCGCCGAGGCGGTCCGCGAGGCCGGTAGCACCGCCGCGCAGGTCCAGGACCTCTCGGCCTCCGCCGAGAAGATCGGCAAGGTGGTCGATCTCATTCGCAACATCGCGGGACAGACCAACCTGCTTGCCCTCAACGCCACCATCGAGGCGGCGCGGGCCGGTGACGCCGGCAAGGGTTTCGCGGTGGTCGCGGCGGAGGTGAAGGACCTCGCCGAGCAGACCTCCAAGGCGACGGCGGATATCGAGGCGCAGATCGAGGAGATCCAGGGCTCGACCCGGGCGTCGTCGCAGGCGATCGTGGGGATCACCGACGTCATCGAGGCGATCAATCGGATCGCGGGCTCGATCGCGGCGGCCGTGGACCAGCAGGGCGAGGCGACCCGGGAGATCGCGCACAATGTGTCGCGCGCGTCCCAGGGCACCAAGCAGGTGTCGTCCAACATCATCGGCATCAACGGCGCCGCGGCGGATTCGTCCGCCGCCGCCGGTCAGGTGCAGGACGCTGCGACGACGCTCGCGACCCAGACCCAGACGCTGCGCCGGGTGATGGCCGACTTCCTCGGTACCGTCCGCGCCGCTTGA
- a CDS encoding aldose 1-epimerase, which yields MSANLATDRWRLDLLPDLGGRIASLRWRHPSGDWIDLLVPMKGRDDSGEDAGCFPLVPFSNRVRDGRFTFAGRAVSMPLNTPGPHVEHGHGWQRPWRLSAVSAGGPGLVYEHAPDAWPYPYVARQDFTLRPDRLEVRLTIENRGAEPMPVGFGLHPYFPATPETTLEAALSWGWEVDAEVMPLRRVPADTLWGPSPRMNVASRALDTAFGGWDGTAEIRWPERATGLRLTADAPLRHLVTYTPPGADHFCAEPVSHCTDAFNMALGTDETGLIVLAPSAQCSATVSFSPFAL from the coding sequence GTGAGCGCGAACCTGGCGACGGATCGCTGGCGCCTCGACCTCCTGCCCGATCTCGGCGGCCGCATCGCGTCGCTGCGATGGCGCCATCCCTCGGGCGATTGGATCGACCTCCTCGTCCCCATGAAGGGCCGCGACGACAGCGGCGAGGATGCCGGCTGCTTTCCGCTGGTGCCCTTCTCGAACCGCGTGCGCGACGGCCGGTTCACCTTCGCCGGCCGCGCCGTCTCGATGCCGTTGAACACCCCCGGCCCCCATGTCGAGCACGGTCACGGCTGGCAGCGTCCCTGGCGCCTTTCCGCCGTCTCCGCGGGCGGCCCCGGACTGGTCTACGAGCACGCCCCGGATGCGTGGCCCTACCCGTACGTCGCGCGCCAGGATTTCACGCTGCGGCCGGATCGCCTCGAGGTCCGGCTGACGATCGAGAACCGCGGCGCGGAGCCGATGCCGGTGGGCTTCGGCCTGCATCCCTACTTTCCCGCGACGCCGGAAACGACACTCGAGGCCGCCTTGTCGTGGGGCTGGGAGGTGGACGCGGAGGTCATGCCGCTTCGCCGCGTGCCCGCCGACACCCTCTGGGGACCGTCGCCCCGCATGAACGTCGCCTCCAGGGCGCTCGACACTGCCTTCGGCGGCTGGGACGGCACCGCCGAAATCCGCTGGCCGGAGCGCGCCACCGGGCTCCGCCTGACGGCGGACGCCCCGCTGCGCCACCTCGTGACCTACACGCCGCCGGGCGCCGACCATTTCTGCGCCGAGCCGGTCAGCCACTGTACCGACGCCTTCAACATGGCCCTCGGGACCGATGAGACCGGCCTCATCGTGCTGGCACCCTCGGCTCAGTGCTCGGCGACCGTCTCGTTCTCTCCGTTCGCGCTGTGA
- a CDS encoding IclR family transcriptional regulator yields the protein MTDERYRVQSLGRALDLIDRIAEAGQDGARLTDLARDIGLSKPAAYAILATLRARGLVVDFGEGMTRRYRLGLSFVRFGDLAVANTGLGDVAMPILRELTQEVGLTSRVAMLDDGFAVVIGRVDGPGAIRFAAALGRREAPHCSGVGKLLLAAMPRAEAVAILDRVGHERRTPNTLDSLDALAADFDRIGERHYAVDDEEDVEGIICLAAGVFGHGGQAVGAISVTTLKQLLPTEAIPSVVEPLLRHADRISQALGGPPAALAWAGRNRTGGRP from the coding sequence ATGACGGACGAACGCTACAGGGTGCAGAGTCTGGGCCGCGCGCTCGACCTCATCGACCGGATCGCCGAAGCCGGGCAGGACGGGGCGCGGCTCACCGATCTCGCCCGCGACATCGGCCTCTCGAAGCCGGCCGCCTACGCGATCCTCGCGACCTTGCGGGCGCGTGGGCTCGTGGTCGATTTCGGGGAAGGCATGACGCGGCGCTACCGGCTCGGGCTCTCCTTCGTCCGCTTCGGCGATCTGGCGGTCGCCAACACCGGCCTCGGAGACGTCGCGATGCCGATCCTGCGCGAGCTCACCCAGGAGGTCGGCCTCACCTCGCGCGTCGCCATGCTGGACGACGGCTTCGCGGTGGTCATCGGCCGCGTCGACGGCCCCGGCGCCATCCGTTTCGCCGCCGCGCTCGGCCGCCGCGAGGCGCCCCATTGTTCCGGCGTGGGCAAGCTCCTGCTCGCGGCGATGCCGCGCGCCGAGGCGGTCGCCATCCTCGACCGCGTCGGCCATGAACGGCGGACGCCCAACACCCTCGATTCCCTCGACGCCCTCGCGGCCGACTTCGATCGCATCGGCGAACGGCATTATGCGGTGGACGATGAGGAGGATGTCGAGGGCATTATCTGTCTGGCCGCCGGCGTGTTCGGCCACGGTGGACAGGCGGTCGGCGCGATCAGCGTCACCACGCTGAAGCAACTGCTGCCGACCGAGGCGATCCCCTCGGTCGTCGAGCCCTTGCTGCGCCATGCGGACCGCATTTCCCAGGCTCTCGGCGGGCCGCCCGCGGCCCTCGCTTGGGCCGGCCGCAATCGCACGGGAGGCCGCCCGTGA
- a CDS encoding IlvD/Edd family dehydratase yields MSDEPRKLRSSAWFGGAGKNAFMHRSWMKNEGLPPDVFDGRPVIGICNTWSELTPCNAHLRGLAERVKRGVYEAGGLPLEFPVMSLGESNMRPTAMLFRNLASMDVEESIRSNPVDGVILMVGCDKTTPALMMGAASCDLPAIVVSGGPMLNGNFRGQPIGSGTHVWKFYEDVKAGRMSVDDFLAAEQGQSRSPGSCMTMGTASTMASMAEALGIAMPDNAAIPAVDSRRQILAQEAGRRIVGMVRDDVRMSRILTREAFENAIRVNGAIGGSTNAVIHLIAVARRLGIDLSLDDWDRLGRGVPTIVDLMPSGRFLMEDFYYAGGLRAVMRVLAEAGLLHTDAASVAGPTIGEIVADAPNYNGEVIRGFDDALTAEGGIAVLRGNLAPGGAVIKPSAATPALMQHRGPAVVFETIEHYYARIDDPDLEIDENSVMVLKNCGPKGYPGMAEVGNMPLPAKLLKRGVTDMVRISDARMSGTAYGTVVLHTAPEAAAGGPLALVRDGDMIEVDVAGRRLNLEVDEAELAARRAAWQPPAHEDVNGYQKLYVAHVLQADEGCDFDFLTGKREAGIPRHSH; encoded by the coding sequence ATGTCGGACGAACCCCGGAAACTGCGGTCCAGCGCCTGGTTCGGCGGAGCGGGCAAGAACGCCTTCATGCATCGCAGTTGGATGAAGAACGAAGGGCTGCCGCCCGACGTGTTCGACGGCCGGCCGGTGATCGGCATCTGCAACACCTGGTCGGAGCTGACCCCCTGCAACGCGCATCTGCGCGGGCTGGCGGAGCGGGTGAAGCGCGGCGTCTACGAGGCCGGCGGCCTGCCGCTCGAGTTCCCGGTGATGTCGCTCGGCGAATCCAACATGCGCCCGACCGCCATGCTGTTCCGCAACCTCGCCTCGATGGACGTCGAGGAATCGATCCGCTCCAATCCGGTCGACGGCGTCATCCTGATGGTCGGCTGCGACAAGACCACGCCCGCCCTGATGATGGGGGCGGCGAGCTGCGATTTGCCGGCGATCGTGGTGTCCGGCGGGCCGATGCTGAACGGCAATTTCCGAGGCCAGCCGATCGGGTCCGGCACCCACGTCTGGAAGTTCTACGAGGACGTGAAGGCCGGCCGCATGTCGGTCGACGACTTCCTCGCCGCCGAGCAGGGCCAGAGCCGCTCCCCCGGGAGCTGCATGACGATGGGCACCGCCTCGACGATGGCGAGCATGGCCGAAGCCCTCGGCATCGCCATGCCGGACAACGCCGCGATCCCGGCCGTCGATTCCCGCCGTCAGATCCTCGCTCAGGAGGCGGGCCGCCGCATCGTCGGCATGGTCCGGGACGACGTTCGGATGTCGCGCATCCTGACGCGCGAGGCCTTCGAGAACGCCATTCGCGTCAACGGCGCCATCGGCGGCTCGACCAACGCGGTGATCCACCTGATCGCCGTCGCGCGCCGGCTCGGCATCGACCTCTCCCTCGACGATTGGGACCGGCTCGGCCGCGGCGTGCCGACCATCGTCGACCTGATGCCCTCCGGCCGCTTCCTGATGGAGGACTTCTATTATGCCGGCGGGCTCAGGGCGGTGATGCGGGTGCTTGCCGAGGCGGGCCTGCTCCACACCGACGCCGCGAGTGTCGCCGGGCCGACCATCGGCGAGATCGTCGCCGACGCGCCGAACTACAACGGCGAGGTCATTCGCGGCTTCGACGACGCGCTGACGGCGGAAGGCGGCATCGCCGTACTGCGCGGCAACTTGGCGCCCGGCGGCGCGGTGATCAAGCCGTCCGCCGCGACGCCCGCCCTGATGCAGCATCGTGGCCCGGCCGTCGTGTTCGAGACCATCGAGCACTACTACGCCCGCATCGACGATCCCGACCTCGAGATCGACGAGAACAGCGTGATGGTTTTGAAGAATTGCGGGCCGAAGGGCTATCCCGGCATGGCCGAGGTCGGCAACATGCCGCTGCCCGCCAAGCTCCTGAAGCGCGGCGTCACCGACATGGTGCGCATCTCCGACGCCCGCATGAGCGGCACGGCCTACGGCACCGTGGTGCTCCACACCGCGCCGGAGGCGGCCGCGGGCGGCCCGCTCGCCTTGGTGCGCGACGGCGACATGATCGAAGTCGACGTCGCCGGGCGCCGCCTCAACCTCGAGGTGGACGAAGCGGAGCTCGCGGCGCGCCGCGCGGCGTGGCAGCCGCCCGCCCACGAAGACGTCAACGGCTACCAGAAGCTCTACGTCGCCCACGTGCTCCAGGCCGACGAAGGCTGCGACTTCGACTTCCTTACCGGCAAGCGCGAGGCCGGCATCCCTCGACATTCCCACTGA
- a CDS encoding SDR family NAD(P)-dependent oxidoreductase codes for MDSDFPNAIYPTLKDRVVFVTGGGSGIGAGLVEHFSAQGAFVTFVDVAEDASRALVESVAAAGHRRPDFIRCDLRDIEALRAAIAATVDRHGPIRVLLNNAGNDDRHRTEDVTPDYWDDRMAVNVRHQFFAAQAVRPSMRDAGGGSIVNFGSITWMVGDPDCPAYVTSKAAITGMTRALARELGPERIRVNCMIPGWVMTERQVRLWLTPDGERQIAERQCLPDRLYPSDIARMALFLASDDSRMCTSQHFIVDGGWV; via the coding sequence ATGGACAGCGATTTTCCGAACGCGATCTACCCGACGCTGAAGGACCGCGTCGTGTTCGTCACCGGCGGCGGCAGCGGCATCGGCGCTGGCCTCGTCGAGCATTTCTCGGCCCAAGGGGCCTTCGTCACCTTCGTCGACGTCGCGGAGGACGCTTCCCGCGCGCTCGTCGAGAGTGTTGCGGCCGCGGGCCATCGCCGGCCGGACTTCATCCGCTGCGATCTGCGCGACATCGAAGCGCTGCGGGCCGCGATCGCGGCGACGGTGGACCGGCACGGACCGATCCGCGTGCTCCTCAACAATGCCGGCAACGACGACCGGCACCGCACCGAGGACGTCACGCCCGATTATTGGGACGACCGCATGGCGGTCAACGTGCGGCACCAGTTCTTCGCCGCCCAGGCCGTGCGGCCCTCCATGCGCGATGCCGGCGGTGGCTCCATCGTCAATTTCGGCTCGATCACCTGGATGGTCGGCGATCCGGATTGCCCGGCCTACGTCACCTCCAAGGCCGCCATCACCGGCATGACCCGGGCGCTCGCCCGGGAGCTCGGGCCCGAGCGCATCCGCGTGAATTGCATGATCCCCGGCTGGGTCATGACCGAGCGGCAGGTGCGGCTCTGGCTGACGCCGGACGGCGAGCGGCAGATCGCCGAGCGGCAATGCCTGCCCGACCGGCTCTATCCCTCGGACATCGCCCGCATGGCGCTGTTCCTCGCATCCGACGACAGCCGGATGTGCACCTCCCAGCATTTCATCGTCGACGGCGGCTGGGTCTGA